GGGCTGAAGCATCTGCTCCAGCTTGGAGCCGACAACATCTGAGGGCGATATCGCACTCATGGAAGCGTTCATCTCCTTCGTTAGCGGGTGATATTCACCCGATTCGACTAGTATCATAGTTACTCCAAGAATTGGTTTTTTATACATAAAAATCGTGTCGAAGCGAAAGAAATTCGTTTGACATAACCGATGAAATTTCGAGGTGGAATCGTGTCAGGAACAGTGAAAAATATTATTTTCGTCGGATTTATGGGGACGGGAAAGACGACGCTGGGCCGATTGTTGGCTGAGCGTTTGCAGTGGCCATTCATAGATTGCGATGAGAAAATTGTCCAGAAAGCTGGCATGAGCATAGCGGATTATTTCGCCATGCATGGAGAAGCCGCTTTCCGCGATCTGGAAACCGAAGTGATTCGGGAAGTGCTGAGCGGCCGCATGCAGGTTGTGTCCACAGGCGGCGGCAGCGTGCTGCGGGAATCGAATCGTGCCTTGATGAAAAACGGGGGGCTGGTCATTGCGCTGACGGCGGACAAGGATACCATATTGCAGCGCGTGCGGCATGACTCCGGACGGCCGCTCCTGCAGGGAGACGCAGAAGCCCGAGTTGGGAAGCTCCTGAAGGAGCGGGAAGGCGCCTACGACTTTGCTGACATATCGATCAATACCGCGCAGCGGAGCATGGAGCAAGCGATTCAGCGCATCTTGGAATCGCTTGAAGCGGGCAAGCCGGAATGACGCGCACGGCTGCCCGGATCTCGATGGTTGTCGGATTTGCGGGTGCAGCCGGCGCGCTTTGCCGCTATTTCGTATCCATGCTGGGAGAGCAAGGCGGAGCGGACTTTCCATGGTCGACTCTCGCGGTCAATCTCACCGGCTGTTTTTTGCTGGCGTTCCTGTTTTACTCTGAACGGATCACAGGCAGATGGAGCGCGCAGACGCGTGCCGCTTTGTCCACCGGATTTCTCGGTTCCTTCACTACCTTCTCCGCCCTCAGTGCAGAAACGGTTATGCTCTTGGACCAAGATCGGCTATGGCAGGCCGGCGCTTATCTGTTCTTGTCCATCTGTCTGGGGTGGTTGCTGGCGGCAGCTGGATGCTGGACGGCGGGCAAGGACAATGCTCGCTTTCGCCTGCGAAAAGAGGTGAGGCCATGAGCGTGCCCGCTGTTTTGCTGGTTATGGCTGGAGGCTTTGCCGGCGCAGTATGCCGATACTGGATTGGCCAGATCGCCGCACGGTTTTCCTTCAGCTTTCCAGTTGGTACATTATTCGTGAATGTGCTGGGAGCCTTTCTGCTCGGATACTTCCTGGCCAGCGATCTGCCGGAACCGCTTATGCTGTTGCTGGGCGGCGGGTATTTGGGTGCGCTTACCACGTATTCCACCCTTTATCTTGAGCTGATCCGTCTCTATCAAGACAAGCAGCGCAAACTAGCACTCGCCTACATGCTGGCGACGTATTTGCTGGGCATTGCAGCAGCAGCTGTCGGGCTTTGGCTAGGTGCCAGATGAAGAAACATTGAAATTTTGAAATTTTGGAAGGGGAAACACTTCATGAAAGCGATCGTTCATCCGACAAATGAATTAAAGGGGGAAATTCAAGCACTTTCCTCCAAAAACTATACGACTCGTTATATGCTTGCGGCTGCTCTCGCGCAAGGTGAAAGCACCTTGCTTTACCCCGCACATAGCGAGGACAGCGATGCGATGCGCCGTTGTCTTCGGGATTTGGGCGCAGAATTGCACGAGGAAGGCCATCGCCTGCAAATCCGCGGCTTTGGCCGCAATCCGGCGCCGGTCCAGCAATTGAACGTGAGCAACGCCGGGGCGGTGCTGCGCTTTCTCATGTCAGTTGCAGCCTTTTGCCCGGACGTGACCTTTGTGAACACTTATCCGGATTCGCTGG
The nucleotide sequence above comes from Xylanibacillus composti. Encoded proteins:
- the crcB gene encoding fluoride efflux transporter CrcB; translation: MSVPAVLLVMAGGFAGAVCRYWIGQIAARFSFSFPVGTLFVNVLGAFLLGYFLASDLPEPLMLLLGGGYLGALTTYSTLYLELIRLYQDKQRKLALAYMLATYLLGIAAAAVGLWLGAR
- the crcB gene encoding fluoride efflux transporter CrcB, with the protein product MTRTAARISMVVGFAGAAGALCRYFVSMLGEQGGADFPWSTLAVNLTGCFLLAFLFYSERITGRWSAQTRAALSTGFLGSFTTFSALSAETVMLLDQDRLWQAGAYLFLSICLGWLLAAAGCWTAGKDNARFRLRKEVRP
- a CDS encoding shikimate kinase; this encodes MSGTVKNIIFVGFMGTGKTTLGRLLAERLQWPFIDCDEKIVQKAGMSIADYFAMHGEAAFRDLETEVIREVLSGRMQVVSTGGGSVLRESNRALMKNGGLVIALTADKDTILQRVRHDSGRPLLQGDAEARVGKLLKEREGAYDFADISINTAQRSMEQAIQRILESLEAGKPE